One genomic window of Solanum dulcamara chromosome 12, daSolDulc1.2, whole genome shotgun sequence includes the following:
- the LOC129877306 gene encoding pentatricopeptide repeat-containing protein At2g15980, whose amino-acid sequence MAMLSSLTRRTVFSIPLTKHALSSLSASTSSPPQLSANEDETLVSAATTILKHHRSKSRWSEILSLAPSTSGFTPSQVSKIILQLRNAPHLALRFFHFTIRRSICSHSLSSYSTIIHILSRSRLKSQALDLIKCAIRKFPDTHKPDLSNPPRIFEILVKTYRTCDSAPFVFDLLIKAYMDSKKIDVSVQLVRILASKNIFPHIVICNSLIELIAKSRGPFAAYDMYTEIFRCEKGEGNGREVKGVMANAYTFNIIMVAFHREGVVEKVEEVWKEMMAKNCSPNAYSYSVLMAAYCEDGRMENAVKVWEEMGDEDVKHDIVAYNTIIEGFCKVGKVERAEEVFREMVFNEVECTCVTLEHLINGHCMSGNVDAALVLYKDMCRKGFKPESSTIDVVAKVLCDKSGVLDALEFVRAVMKKHDIAPRKTTYELLIRSFCNEGWMEEALKLQVEMVGKGYAPNLEIYSAFIDGYNKQGDDEKAETLRNEMLRNEITCKDSLKSV is encoded by the coding sequence ATGGCAATGCTTTCATCTCTTACAAGACGCACTGTTTTCTCAATCCCATTAACCAAACACGCATTATCCTCACTTTCCGCTTCTACTTCTTCTCCACCACAATTGTCTGCAAACGAAGATGAAACTTTAGTCTCAGCCGCCACAACAATCCTCAAACATCATCGCTCAAAATCACGATGGTCCGAGATCCTTTCTCTAGCTCCTTCAACTTCCGGCTTCACTCCTTCCCAAGTCTCTAAAATCATTCTTCAACTCCGCAACGCACCTCATCTCGCTCTCCGTTTCTTCCATTTCACAATCCGCCGATCCATATGCTCTCACTCTCTTTCATCCTATTCCACCATCATTCACATCCTCTCCCGTTCACGCCTCAAGTCCCAAGCCCTAGACCTAATAAAATGCGCCATTCGCAAATTTCCTGATACCCATAAACCTGATTTATCAAACCCACCTAGGATTTTCGAAATCTTGGTTAAAACTTACAGAACTTGTGATTCAGCTCCTTTTGTGTTTGATTTGTTGATAAAAGCTTATATGGATTCTAAGAAAATCGATGTTTCTGTTCAACTTGTGAGAATTTTGGCTTCCAAGAATATTTTCCCACATATTGTTATATGTAATtccttgattgagttgatagcAAAAAGTAGAGGTCCTTTTGCTGCATATGATATGTATACGGAAATCTTTAGGTGTGAGAAAGGGGAAGGGAATGGTAGGGAAGTAAAGGGTGTGATGGCGAATGCTTATACGTTTAACATTATTATGGTTGCTTTTCATAGGGAGGGAGTAGTGGAGAAGGTTGaggaggtttggaaggaaatgATGGCAAAAAATTGTTCTCCGAATGCATATAGTTATAGCGTTCTAATGGCTGCATATTGTGAAGATGGTAGGATGGAGAATGCCGTGAAAGTTTGGGAGGAGATGGGTGATGAGGATGTGAAGCATGATATTGTAGCTTATAATACGATAATAGAGGGGTTTTGCAAAGTCGGAAAGGTTGAGAGAGCTGAGGAGGTTTTCAGGGAGATGGTCTTCAATGAGGTAGAATGTACTTGTGTTACTCTTGAGCATCTCATCAATGGACATTGTATGAGCGGGAATGTTGACGCAGCTCTAGTTTTGTATAAGGATATGTGTCGAAAGGGCTTCAAGCCAGAGAGTTCAACAATAGATGTAGTGGCTAAGGTGCTCTGTGACAAAAGTGGAGTTCTTGATGCCTTGGAATTCGTGAGAGCTGTAATGAAGAAACACGATATTGCACCAAGGAAGACAACATATGAACTTCTGATACGGAGCTTTTGTAATGAGGGGTGGATGGAAGAAGCTCTTAAACTTCAGGTAGAGATGGTGGGAAAAGGATATGCACCAAATTTGGAAATATATAGTGCTTTCATTGATGGGTACAACAAGCAAGGGGATGACGAAAAGGCTGAAACTTTGAGGAATGAAATGCTTAGGAATGAGATAACATGTAAAGACAGCTTGAAGTCTGTATGA